One Marivivens aquimaris genomic window carries:
- a CDS encoding HpcH/HpaI aldolase family protein, which produces MRSNTVKQRLAAGETVVNAWLSIGSSYSAEGAGHSGVHSVTVDLQHGMMGVSEALHMLQAISATPATPLVRVPDLDPAKIMHLLDAGAYGVICPMISTPEQAEALVSACRYPPFGTRSFGPSRGLLYGGSDYVAKANETVMAIPMIETAEAVERIDEILAVEGIDMIYVGPNDLAFAIDGHVSQPRPNSEAAITKVLEAARRHGVPVGIFCSGADDARARREQGCALVTPGNDFSHLTRSLASAVRALADEPIATESQSRAAHGY; this is translated from the coding sequence ATGCGCAGTAATACCGTCAAGCAAAGGCTGGCGGCGGGCGAGACCGTCGTCAACGCCTGGCTCTCCATCGGGTCGAGCTATTCCGCCGAGGGTGCCGGACATTCCGGCGTCCACTCGGTCACCGTCGATCTGCAGCACGGGATGATGGGCGTTTCGGAGGCACTGCACATGCTGCAGGCGATCTCTGCAACGCCCGCGACCCCGCTGGTGCGGGTGCCCGATCTTGATCCGGCCAAGATCATGCACCTGCTCGATGCCGGGGCCTACGGCGTCATCTGTCCGATGATCTCGACACCCGAACAGGCCGAGGCGCTGGTCTCGGCCTGCCGTTACCCGCCTTTCGGCACGCGCAGCTTCGGGCCGTCGCGCGGTCTGCTCTATGGGGGCAGCGACTACGTGGCCAAAGCGAATGAAACCGTCATGGCGATCCCGATGATCGAGACCGCCGAGGCAGTGGAGCGGATCGACGAGATCCTCGCCGTCGAGGGCATCGACATGATCTATGTCGGCCCCAACGACCTGGCCTTTGCCATTGACGGTCACGTCAGCCAGCCGCGCCCGAATTCCGAAGCGGCGATCACCAAGGTGCTCGAGGCCGCGCGTCGGCATGGCGTACCGGTGGGCATCTTCTGCTCGGGCGCCGATGATGCCCGTGCGCGGCGCGAACAGGGCTGCGCGCTGGTAACGCCGGGCAATGATTTTTCCCACCTGACGCGCAGCCTGGCCAGTGCGGTGCGGGCGCTGGCAGACGAACCGATTGCCACGGAAAGCCAGTCGCGGGCGGCGCATGGCTATTGA
- a CDS encoding cupin domain-containing protein produces the protein MTQITQSEAEARHVKREDYVSCTVAFIDCKKPGSHLKENYSIIGPGVTSSDEQVVNLPEPHGFNIGAAAMPNGITNNLHVHFTAEVFIVQKGEWTFRWGSNGENEFVGREGDILSVPTWIFRGFTNTGPDDGWLFTALGGDNTGGVIFHPEIIREAADYGLYISNDNTLIDASKGDEVPGEEGRIAPMPDEEVAQLREVSPEEMRRRVVTEGVRDFRPAFIDAALPGCGAEIAPVIGSGLTQNRDHAALITNPHGFSIEWLRLGAGRRVSPFTLAEKMVLIVRSGQVRLSLNEGADVTVDLGERDTYSIPADVVRSIEATGDAGAEVLVVVTGDHRKRPVFADDVITAAREAGQALDAGGYVAKAALLPDYKRAG, from the coding sequence ATGACCCAGATCACCCAATCCGAGGCCGAGGCCCGCCACGTCAAGCGCGAGGATTACGTCTCCTGCACCGTGGCTTTCATTGACTGCAAGAAACCCGGCTCGCATCTCAAGGAAAACTACTCGATCATCGGCCCCGGTGTGACCTCGTCGGACGAGCAGGTGGTCAACCTGCCCGAGCCGCATGGCTTCAACATCGGCGCGGCGGCCATGCCCAACGGCATCACCAACAACCTGCACGTCCATTTCACCGCCGAGGTCTTCATCGTCCAGAAAGGAGAATGGACCTTCCGCTGGGGCTCGAACGGCGAGAATGAGTTTGTCGGACGCGAGGGCGACATTCTCTCGGTCCCCACATGGATCTTCCGCGGCTTCACCAACACCGGGCCGGATGACGGCTGGCTGTTCACCGCGCTTGGCGGCGACAACACCGGCGGCGTTATTTTCCATCCAGAGATCATCCGTGAGGCGGCGGATTACGGCCTCTACATCTCGAACGACAACACATTGATCGACGCCTCCAAGGGTGACGAAGTACCGGGCGAAGAGGGCCGCATCGCGCCGATGCCCGACGAAGAGGTGGCCCAATTGCGCGAGGTTTCGCCCGAAGAGATGCGCCGCCGCGTGGTGACCGAGGGCGTCCGGGATTTCCGGCCGGCCTTCATAGATGCGGCATTGCCCGGCTGCGGTGCCGAAATCGCGCCGGTCATCGGCTCCGGTCTGACTCAGAACCGCGACCATGCCGCGCTGATCACCAATCCGCACGGCTTTTCGATCGAGTGGCTTCGGCTCGGCGCCGGGCGACGGGTGAGCCCCTTCACCCTGGCCGAAAAGATGGTGCTGATCGTCCGCTCCGGGCAGGTCCGGCTGAGCCTCAACGAGGGCGCCGACGTGACCGTCGATTTGGGCGAGCGCGACACCTATTCGATCCCGGCCGACGTGGTCCGCTCGATCGAGGCAACCGGAGATGCGGGCGCCGAGGTGCTGGTGGTGGTCACCGGCGATCACCGCAAGCGGCCGGTCTTCGCCGATGACGTGATCACGGCGGCGCGCGAGGCGGGGCAGGCGCTTGACGCTGGCGGATACGTGGCCAAGGCGGCGTTGCTGCCCGATTACAAGCGAGCCGGCTGA
- a CDS encoding ABC transporter ATP-binding protein → MAEVQLVDVEKKYGEFLAVPKQSLTIEEGEFLVLLGPSGCGKTTTMRMIAGLEDITSGDLMIAGERANNKPPKDRDIAMVFQNYGLYPHMTVAQNIGYPLKLRGMDRKAREARVQETAQKVELQALLKRRPSELSGGQRQRVALARAIVRTPKIFLMDEPLSNLDAKLRVTMRAELKHLHHELGVTTVYVTHDQMEAMTLASRVAVMKEGRIVQLDTPKKIYSEPADLFVAGFIGSPSMNLVEGRITGGNFEAQGVSVPVAEPDRADVVMGIRPEDLQLTDTAAAPISGNLYALELTGDSTLVTLRNGATSICARGPADFEAPIDAPCALAPKPGARIHLFDKNTGQRLDA, encoded by the coding sequence ATGGCCGAAGTACAGCTTGTCGACGTGGAAAAGAAATACGGCGAATTCCTCGCCGTACCGAAGCAGAGCCTGACCATCGAGGAAGGCGAGTTCCTGGTCCTGCTCGGGCCTTCGGGTTGTGGCAAGACCACCACCATGCGGATGATCGCGGGGCTGGAGGACATCACCTCGGGCGACCTGATGATCGCCGGGGAACGGGCCAACAACAAGCCGCCCAAGGATCGTGACATCGCGATGGTGTTCCAGAACTACGGGCTCTATCCGCACATGACGGTGGCGCAGAACATCGGATATCCGTTGAAGCTGCGCGGCATGGACCGCAAGGCGCGCGAGGCGCGAGTGCAGGAGACCGCTCAGAAAGTGGAACTGCAAGCGCTGCTGAAACGCCGGCCATCGGAGCTCTCCGGCGGCCAGCGGCAAAGGGTGGCGCTGGCACGGGCCATCGTGCGCACGCCGAAGATCTTCCTGATGGACGAGCCACTGTCGAACCTCGACGCCAAGCTGCGCGTCACTATGCGGGCCGAGTTGAAGCACTTGCACCACGAGTTGGGCGTGACCACCGTTTACGTGACGCACGACCAGATGGAGGCGATGACGCTCGCCAGCCGCGTCGCGGTGATGAAGGAGGGGCGGATCGTGCAGCTGGACACGCCCAAGAAGATCTACTCGGAACCGGCGGACCTGTTCGTCGCGGGCTTCATCGGCTCGCCCTCGATGAACCTGGTCGAAGGCCGGATCACCGGCGGCAACTTCGAGGCGCAGGGCGTATCGGTGCCGGTGGCCGAGCCGGACCGCGCCGACGTGGTGATGGGCATCCGCCCCGAGGATCTGCAACTGACCGACACCGCCGCGGCCCCGATCTCGGGCAATCTCTACGCGCTGGAGCTGACCGGCGATTCCACCCTCGTCACGCTGCGCAACGGCGCCACCTCGATCTGCGCCCGTGGTCCGGCCGATTTCGAGGCGCCCATCGACGCGCCTTGCGCCCTGGCCCCCAAGCCCGGCGCGCGCATTCACCTGTTTGACAAGAACACCGGCCAGCGCCTCGACGCCTGA